A window from Ramlibacter pinisoli encodes these proteins:
- a CDS encoding N-acetylneuraminate synthase family protein, with protein sequence MTAPVFVIAEAGVNHNGDLGLARRLCEAACDAGADAVKFQTFRAEDLVVRGAPTAAYQQRETGESDQFEMLRKLELSEAQHRDLKAHCDRLGIEFFSTPFSLPAVDLLVGLGVRRLKMPSGELTHRALVERASATRLPLLISTGMATLDEAREALGWARAARGTLDGLALMHCTSAYPASDEALNLTAIPAMARDLGVPVGYSDHSLGIEAALAAVALGAVAIEKHLTLDRSLPGPDHSASLEPAAFGEMVRGIRRIEAMRGDGVKVPRPEERDAARVARRSVVAAVDIPAGSVVGAAMLACRRPATGIAPADQDRVVGRRTRVALAAGTVLQWDQLEP encoded by the coding sequence ATGACGGCGCCGGTGTTCGTCATCGCCGAGGCCGGGGTCAACCACAACGGCGACCTGGGCCTGGCGCGGCGCCTGTGCGAAGCGGCCTGCGACGCCGGTGCCGACGCGGTGAAATTCCAGACCTTCCGCGCCGAGGACCTGGTGGTGCGCGGAGCGCCCACGGCGGCGTACCAGCAGCGCGAGACGGGCGAATCCGACCAGTTCGAGATGCTGCGCAAGCTCGAACTCTCCGAGGCCCAGCACCGCGATCTCAAAGCGCACTGCGACCGGCTGGGCATCGAGTTCTTCTCCACCCCCTTCTCGCTGCCCGCGGTCGACCTGCTGGTGGGGCTGGGGGTGCGGCGGCTGAAGATGCCGTCCGGCGAGCTCACGCACCGCGCGCTGGTCGAGCGGGCGTCGGCGACGCGCCTGCCCCTGCTCATCTCCACCGGCATGGCCACGCTCGACGAGGCGCGCGAGGCGCTCGGCTGGGCGCGGGCGGCGCGCGGCACGCTCGACGGGCTGGCGCTGATGCATTGCACGTCGGCCTATCCGGCCTCCGACGAGGCGCTGAACCTCACGGCCATCCCCGCCATGGCACGCGACCTGGGCGTGCCGGTCGGCTACTCGGACCACAGCCTGGGCATCGAGGCGGCGCTGGCCGCGGTGGCGCTCGGCGCGGTCGCCATCGAAAAGCACCTGACGCTGGACCGCAGCCTGCCGGGCCCGGACCACAGCGCCTCGCTGGAGCCCGCGGCGTTCGGCGAGATGGTGCGGGGGATCCGGCGCATCGAGGCGATGCGCGGCGACGGCGTGAAGGTGCCGCGGCCGGAAGAGCGCGATGCCGCCCGGGTCGCGCGGCGCAGCGTCGTCGCCGCCGTCGACATCCCCGCCGGCAGCGTCGTCGGCGCCGCGATGCTTGCCTGCCGCCGCCCGGCCACCGGCATCGCCCCGGCCGACCAGGACCGGGTCGTCGGCCGGCGCACGCGGGTCGCGCTCGCCGCCGGCACCGTGCTGCAGTGGGACCAGTTGGAGCCATGA
- the neuC gene encoding UDP-N-acetylglucosamine 2-epimerase: protein MTRRIVYLTGTRADFGLMLPTLRHAAATPGLAVSVAVTGQHLSTGHGHTVEEVRASGLPVCAELPLDMHTRTGASMATGIADCLRGVTTLLERERPDLLLVLGDRGEMLAGAIAALHVGIPCVHLHGGERSGTVDEPVRHAISKLSTYHLVATADARDRLLRMGEAPDRIHVVGAPGLDGIESLAEADRAAALRELDLPVDSRFVLALFHPVVQQAQAAAAQTQALLQALARIGLPVLWLDPNADAGSRAILAALDAGALPAGSRRAVHLERAAFVTAMRHCDVMVGNSSAGIIEAASFGTPVVNVGERQRLRQHGPNVADVPAEPAAIEAALRQQLNHGRWPWDNPWGDGKAATRIAALLASLPLGAQVLEKTNTD, encoded by the coding sequence ATGACGCGGCGCATCGTCTACCTCACCGGCACCCGGGCCGACTTCGGCCTGATGCTGCCGACCCTGCGGCACGCCGCCGCCACCCCCGGCCTGGCCGTGTCGGTTGCGGTGACGGGGCAGCACCTGAGCACCGGCCACGGCCACACCGTGGAGGAGGTGCGCGCCAGCGGCCTGCCGGTCTGCGCCGAACTGCCGCTGGACATGCACACCCGCACCGGCGCCAGCATGGCCACCGGCATCGCCGACTGCCTGCGCGGGGTCACCACCCTGCTCGAACGCGAGCGGCCCGACCTCCTGCTGGTGCTGGGCGATCGGGGCGAGATGCTGGCCGGCGCCATCGCGGCGCTGCACGTCGGCATTCCCTGCGTTCACCTGCACGGCGGCGAGCGCTCCGGCACCGTCGATGAACCGGTGCGCCACGCCATCAGCAAGCTGAGCACCTACCACCTGGTGGCTACGGCGGACGCGCGCGACCGGCTGCTGCGCATGGGCGAGGCGCCGGACCGCATCCACGTGGTCGGGGCGCCGGGGCTGGACGGCATCGAGTCGCTCGCCGAAGCCGACCGCGCCGCCGCCCTGCGGGAGCTGGACCTGCCGGTGGATAGCCGCTTCGTGCTGGCCCTGTTCCACCCGGTCGTGCAGCAGGCGCAGGCCGCCGCGGCCCAGACCCAGGCGTTGCTGCAGGCGCTGGCGCGCATCGGCCTGCCCGTCCTCTGGCTGGACCCGAACGCCGACGCCGGATCGCGCGCCATCCTCGCCGCGCTCGACGCCGGTGCGCTACCGGCCGGATCGCGCCGTGCCGTCCACCTGGAGCGGGCCGCCTTCGTGACCGCCATGCGCCATTGCGACGTGATGGTGGGCAATTCGTCGGCCGGCATCATCGAGGCGGCGAGCTTCGGCACGCCGGTCGTGAACGTGGGCGAACGCCAGCGCCTGCGCCAGCACGGACCGAACGTGGCGGACGTGCCGGCGGAGCCGGCCGCCATCGAGGCGGCGCTGCGCCAGCAGCTCAACCATGGCCGGTGGCCGTGGGACAATCCCTGGGGCGACGGCAAGGCCGCGACGCGCATCGCGGCGCTGCTCGCCAGCCTCCCGCTCGGTGCCCAGGTGCTCGAGAAGACCAACACGGATTGA
- the hisF gene encoding HisA/HisF-related TIM barrel protein: MKHLRIIARLDIKGPNLIKGIHLEGLRVVGDPHEHALRYYRQGADELLFIDSVASLYQRNNLSDIIKRAADRVYVPITVGGGVRSLDDVSTMMHSGADKVAINTAAIARPQLLTEVARRYGSQCMVLGVEAKRIAPGKWEAYTDNGRERTGRDVVEWVREAVERGVGEILLTSVDQEGTRKGFDVPLVQQVCDAVSVPVTASGGFGKPEDIAAIAATGVSAIAVADALHWNRMALAEIKQHAVAAGLDIRTEVPSP, from the coding sequence GTGAAGCACCTGCGCATCATCGCGCGGCTCGACATCAAGGGCCCCAACCTCATCAAGGGGATCCATCTCGAGGGCCTGCGCGTGGTGGGCGATCCGCACGAGCACGCGCTGCGCTACTACCGGCAGGGCGCCGACGAACTGCTGTTCATCGACAGCGTGGCCAGCCTGTACCAGCGCAACAACCTCTCGGACATCATCAAGCGTGCCGCCGACCGCGTGTACGTGCCCATCACCGTGGGCGGCGGCGTCCGCTCGCTGGACGACGTGTCGACCATGATGCATTCGGGCGCCGACAAGGTGGCCATCAACACGGCGGCCATCGCGCGCCCGCAGCTGCTGACCGAGGTGGCGCGCCGTTACGGCTCGCAGTGCATGGTCCTGGGCGTCGAGGCCAAGCGCATCGCGCCGGGCAAGTGGGAGGCCTATACCGACAACGGCCGGGAACGCACCGGCCGCGACGTGGTCGAGTGGGTGCGCGAGGCGGTGGAGCGCGGCGTCGGCGAGATCCTGCTGACGTCCGTCGACCAGGAAGGCACCCGCAAGGGTTTCGACGTGCCGCTGGTGCAGCAGGTCTGCGATGCGGTGTCGGTACCGGTCACGGCCAGCGGCGGCTTCGGCAAGCCCGAGGACATCGCCGCCATTGCCGCCACCGGTGTCAGTGCCATCGCGGTGGCCGATGCGCTGCACTGGAACCGCATGGCGCTGGCCGAGATCAAGCAGCACGCGGTCGCCGCCGGGCTGGACATCCGCACCGAGGTGCCGTCGCCATGA
- the hisH gene encoding imidazole glycerol phosphate synthase subunit HisH, which yields MSSAVTVIDYGIGNLLNVLRALEHCGATVRLVDKASPDLRDADRLVLPGVGAFGDGMAELRARGLDDVVRRHAQSGRPFLGICVGLQMMFDTGEEMGEHQGLGLLAGRVRAVPPVDVEGRPHRIPHIGWRPLLPAASWDGTLLAGVAPGERAYFVHSFAAVPADSAVRLAEVDYGGHRLCAAVHQDNLYGCQFHPERSAHAGLAMLQRFLAP from the coding sequence ATGAGCAGCGCAGTGACCGTCATCGACTACGGCATCGGCAACCTGCTGAACGTGCTGCGTGCGCTGGAGCATTGCGGCGCCACGGTCCGGCTGGTCGACAAGGCCTCGCCCGACCTGCGCGACGCCGATCGCCTGGTCCTGCCCGGCGTGGGGGCGTTCGGCGACGGCATGGCCGAACTGCGGGCCCGCGGCCTGGACGACGTCGTGCGCCGGCATGCGCAGTCGGGGCGCCCGTTCCTGGGCATCTGTGTCGGGCTGCAGATGATGTTCGACACCGGCGAGGAGATGGGCGAGCACCAGGGCCTGGGCCTGCTGGCCGGCCGCGTGCGCGCCGTGCCGCCGGTCGACGTGGAAGGCCGGCCGCACCGCATCCCGCACATCGGCTGGCGGCCGCTGCTGCCGGCCGCATCGTGGGACGGTACCCTGCTGGCGGGCGTCGCGCCCGGCGAGCGCGCCTACTTCGTGCACTCGTTTGCGGCTGTTCCGGCCGACTCCGCGGTGCGCCTGGCCGAGGTCGACTACGGCGGCCACCGGCTGTGCGCGGCCGTGCACCAGGACAACCTGTACGGCTGCCAGTTCCACCCGGAGCGCAGCGCCCACGCCGGCCTGGCGATGCTGCAGCGGTTCCTCGCGCCATGA
- a CDS encoding cytidylyltransferase domain-containing protein — MTAGGRTIATICARGGSKGLPGKNIRPFSGRPLIAHTIAHALACPGIEGVYVSTDDEGIAAVAREAGATVPYRRPADLATDQAGKLPVIEHLVAHLEGQGLEVARIVDLQPTSPLREPSDIAAALGLAATAGEADLVVSVRAAGDNPYFNLVEQGADGLVHLSKGNGSARRQDTPAVYALNGSIYVWRRPALAHAAVHGLWSVRIAAYPMARWKSVDIDDLEDFEYAQWLHARHAAAGRP, encoded by the coding sequence ATGACCGCCGGCGGCCGCACCATCGCGACGATCTGCGCCCGTGGCGGCAGCAAGGGCCTGCCGGGCAAGAACATCCGGCCGTTCTCGGGCCGGCCCCTGATCGCCCACACCATCGCGCACGCGCTGGCCTGTCCCGGCATCGAGGGGGTGTACGTCTCCACGGATGACGAGGGCATCGCCGCGGTCGCGCGCGAAGCCGGCGCCACCGTGCCCTACCGGCGCCCCGCCGACCTCGCCACCGACCAGGCGGGCAAGCTGCCGGTGATCGAGCACCTGGTCGCGCACCTGGAGGGCCAGGGCCTGGAGGTGGCCCGCATCGTCGACCTGCAGCCGACCTCGCCACTGCGCGAGCCGTCCGACATCGCGGCCGCGCTGGGTCTCGCCGCAACCGCTGGCGAAGCGGACCTGGTGGTCAGCGTCCGCGCGGCCGGCGACAACCCGTACTTCAACCTGGTGGAGCAGGGCGCCGACGGCCTGGTCCACCTGTCCAAGGGCAACGGCAGCGCGCGGCGCCAGGACACGCCGGCGGTGTACGCCCTCAACGGCTCCATCTACGTCTGGCGACGGCCGGCGCTGGCGCATGCGGCGGTGCACGGCCTGTGGAGCGTGCGCATCGCCGCCTACCCGATGGCGCGATGGAAGTCGGTCGACATCGACGACCTCGAGGATTTCGAGTACGCGCAGTGGCTGCATGCGCGCCATGCGGCGGCGGGCCGGCCATGA
- a CDS encoding N-acetyl sugar amidotransferase: MPLIPAPRPVDLSAFEATQDEAGVRYGLPRYVHFCKRCVISNQRPNSAVEYQHTKDSKKATIAFDDEGICDACRFAGQKQAGIDWKQREDQLAALCDRFRSKSGYDCLVPGSGGKDSFYASHLLKTRFGMHPLTVTWAPHVYTEWGWRNFQSWLHAGFDNELTTPNGRVHRLLTRLAVENLFHPFQAFMFGQKSLAPKMAILHDIPFVVYGENEAEYGNPIGDTSSAQRDWSYFTAQDKSQIYLGGTSIQSLYDDFGLEEQDLLPYLPADPVQIRSKQIEVHYLGYYLKWHPQSCYYYAVEHGGFEASPERTPGTYSKYNSIDDRIDDFHYYTTFVKFGIGRATYDAAQEIRSGDITRDEGVALVRRYDGEFPQRFAEEIFRYLSIPAKEFPQASKMFESPVMDRAYFMRLADTFRSPHLWKREGSEWKLRHAVWQGA, from the coding sequence ATGCCCCTCATTCCCGCCCCCCGGCCGGTGGACCTGTCGGCCTTCGAGGCCACGCAAGACGAGGCGGGCGTCCGCTACGGACTGCCGCGCTACGTGCACTTCTGCAAGCGCTGCGTCATCTCCAACCAGCGCCCGAATTCGGCGGTGGAGTACCAGCACACCAAGGACAGCAAGAAGGCCACCATCGCCTTCGACGACGAGGGCATCTGCGACGCCTGCCGCTTCGCCGGGCAGAAGCAGGCCGGCATCGACTGGAAGCAGCGCGAGGACCAGCTGGCGGCGCTGTGCGACCGCTTCCGCAGCAAGAGCGGCTACGACTGCCTGGTGCCCGGCTCGGGCGGCAAGGACAGCTTCTACGCCTCGCACCTGCTCAAGACCCGGTTCGGCATGCATCCGCTCACCGTCACCTGGGCGCCGCACGTCTACACCGAGTGGGGCTGGCGCAACTTCCAGTCGTGGCTGCACGCCGGCTTCGACAACGAGCTGACCACGCCCAACGGCCGGGTGCACCGCCTGCTGACGCGGCTGGCGGTGGAGAACCTGTTCCACCCGTTCCAGGCCTTCATGTTCGGGCAGAAGTCGCTGGCGCCCAAGATGGCCATCCTGCACGACATCCCGTTCGTCGTGTACGGCGAGAACGAGGCCGAGTACGGCAACCCGATCGGCGACACCAGCAGCGCGCAGCGCGACTGGTCGTACTTCACCGCACAGGACAAGTCGCAGATCTACCTGGGCGGCACCTCGATCCAGAGCCTGTACGACGACTTCGGCCTCGAGGAGCAGGACCTGCTGCCCTACCTGCCGGCCGACCCCGTGCAGATCCGCAGCAAGCAGATCGAGGTGCACTACCTCGGCTACTACCTGAAGTGGCATCCGCAGAGCTGCTACTACTACGCGGTGGAGCACGGCGGCTTCGAGGCCTCGCCCGAGCGCACGCCCGGCACCTACAGCAAGTACAACAGCATCGACGACCGCATCGACGACTTCCACTACTACACGACGTTCGTGAAGTTCGGCATCGGCCGCGCCACCTACGACGCGGCGCAGGAGATCCGCTCGGGCGACATCACGCGCGACGAAGGCGTGGCACTGGTGCGTCGCTACGACGGCGAGTTCCCGCAGCGCTTCGCCGAGGAGATCTTCCGCTACCTCAGCATTCCGGCGAAGGAGTTCCCGCAGGCCTCGAAGATGTTCGAATCGCCGGTCATGGACCGCGCCTACTTCATGCGGCTGGCCGACACGTTCCGCTCGCCGCACCTGTGGAAGCGCGAGGGCAGCGAGTGGAAGCTGCGCCACGCCGTCTGGCAGGGCGCCTGA